From Deltaproteobacteria bacterium, a single genomic window includes:
- a CDS encoding diguanylate cyclase → MPRSSQILNAVEAAAYLRAHVETVRRLARRGAIPSFKVGKDWRFRREDLRAFIESARAKGGRRNSADPRELTRKLRYEIRERRRVEASLRESEKRLLLIANNLPVGMIYQIIRESDGTRRFTFLSGAVERLHGCTAEEAMSDAARIYGTVVEDDRDRVIAEEELALEAFSIFQTEVRIRRPSGEIGWSLFASKPRWMSDGATCWDGLEIDVTERKKAESELRASEERYRHLSLHDSLTGLFNRAAFTEHLIVVERDFDRYAPVSILVLDVNRLKLINDTMGHAMGDNLLVTAADAIGRILPPNTSLFRTGGDEFCVVALHTKLEDAEALRDRITESASVAEHGPAMLGLGFSIGLACSDQNPGMNVFEIFQCADDDMYHDKLIRNGSSMSHIETLVAALDAHDFGSQGHLERVARISEAMSERLHLPDAQRKNLVLLARLHDLGKVGVHGKILHKRGPLSEQELSAIRAHAEIGHRIAARSHDLARVARLILHHHENWDGSGYPLGLRGEAIPLECRILRIADAFDAMTSVRPYRSPLSFAEAMAEIRTQSGAQFDPALAVIFLDLFNDEDVAARILAGDVHHA, encoded by the coding sequence TTGCCCCGTTCCTCCCAAATTCTGAACGCCGTCGAGGCCGCGGCTTATCTGCGCGCGCACGTCGAAACCGTCCGCCGATTGGCCAGGCGGGGCGCGATTCCCTCGTTCAAGGTCGGGAAGGACTGGCGGTTTCGCCGCGAGGATCTGCGCGCGTTCATCGAATCCGCTAGGGCGAAGGGCGGCCGCCGCAACAGCGCCGATCCGCGGGAACTTACGCGGAAGTTGCGCTACGAGATCCGGGAGCGGCGCCGCGTCGAGGCTTCGCTGCGCGAGAGCGAAAAGCGTCTGCTTCTGATCGCGAACAACCTGCCGGTCGGGATGATCTATCAAATCATCCGCGAATCGGACGGCACGCGACGTTTCACGTTTCTCAGCGGTGCGGTCGAACGGCTGCACGGATGCACGGCCGAGGAGGCGATGTCGGATGCGGCCCGGATTTACGGGACCGTGGTGGAGGACGACCGCGACCGCGTGATCGCCGAGGAGGAACTCGCCCTCGAAGCGTTCAGCATTTTTCAGACCGAGGTGCGGATTCGCCGACCGTCGGGCGAGATCGGCTGGTCGTTGTTCGCTTCGAAGCCCCGGTGGATGAGCGACGGGGCCACGTGTTGGGACGGACTCGAGATCGACGTCACCGAACGCAAAAAGGCCGAAAGCGAGCTGCGCGCCAGCGAGGAGCGCTATCGCCACCTTTCGCTTCACGACAGTCTGACGGGGCTGTTCAACCGGGCGGCGTTCACCGAACACCTGATCGTCGTGGAACGCGATTTTGACCGTTACGCGCCCGTCAGCATCCTCGTCCTCGACGTGAATCGCCTCAAGCTCATCAACGACACCATGGGCCACGCCATGGGCGACAATCTGCTGGTCACGGCGGCGGACGCGATCGGACGCATCCTGCCCCCGAACACCAGTCTGTTTCGCACCGGCGGCGACGAGTTCTGCGTGGTCGCGTTGCACACGAAGCTCGAAGACGCCGAGGCGCTGCGGGATCGCATCACCGAGTCGGCATCGGTCGCGGAACACGGGCCGGCCATGTTGGGGCTCGGGTTTTCGATCGGTCTCGCGTGCTCGGATCAAAATCCCGGCATGAACGTCTTCGAGATTTTTCAGTGCGCCGACGACGACATGTATCACGACAAGCTGATCCGCAACGGCAGTTCGATGAGCCACATCGAAACGCTGGTTGCCGCGCTGGACGCCCACGATTTCGGCAGCCAGGGGCATCTCGAACGGGTTGCGCGAATCTCCGAAGCCATGTCGGAACGCCTGCACCTTCCCGACGCGCAGCGAAAGAACCTCGTCCTGCTCGCCCGGCTGCACGATCTGGGCAAGGTCGGCGTGCACGGCAAGATCCTGCACAAACGGGGGCCGCTCTCCGAACAGGAGTTGTCGGCGATTCGCGCCCACGCCGAGATCGGGCACCGAATCGCGGCCAGATCACACGACCTGGCCCGGGTCGCCCGGCTCATTCTCCATCACCACGAAAATTGGGACGGTAGCGGGTATCCGCTCGGACTGCGCGGAGAGGCGATCCCGCTGGAGTGCCGCATCCTCCGCATCGCCGACGCATTCGACGCCATGACGAGCGTACGCCCCTATCGGTCCCCGCTCTCTTTCGCAGAGGCGATGGCCGAGATCCGCACGCAGTCGGGGGCGCAGTTCGATCCGGCCCTCGCGGTCATTTTTCTGGACCTGTTCAACGATGAGGACGTGGCCGCGCGGATCCTCGCCGGGGACGTTCACCACGCGTGA
- a CDS encoding alpha-galactosidase, protein MKARIGVWIFAAAMALAFAACGCGDDDDNDDTSPVDDDTADDDSDDDDSAGDDDTFPPLPDDDADDDAQTGDVIVYESGDDLVIANNLVSVRYHRSVGRYSVLDGDGVVVIDRAESLAQSNVMAPAHKWRTGAMTLANWTSGDYTCALGDGMQIALTFAAPRAGEPELVVSFALLDNQSAVLADMRVANTTGDDLKVGSMYVVLAGPPAGRLMFGEDRDLRFLGNGTLTFLEFITPIFPGTTPALANWSALIHNPVTGDNMLAGYLSFEVGYPVVFMGPRSAGGPGQVFHATSEYDFAKTLAPGDDLAAETLIIDFGQATPFDALELYADRLKAWNHITLWTERHPEIGVPAGWNSWSGSGSSGGYGTNINETIIVDNMDFADRELRRWGMNYFQIDDGYALVGDWTPYEDRFPDHGDQNGIEWLLARANSLGFQTGLWVEAFNARTDAQIYADHPDWFVGPWLFGLLGVDPPSLDMTNPEVQAHLAQLMEKFLDWGVQWVKLDFAYRAPMSAGWYEPNTTRGEFYREGVKIMRDTLGPDVFLLNVAITGWNVGLVDSIRLTLDTMPSWDGEHPESPVDNQGLKPMYRDSVRKYWFHNRVWVNHPDLIFFRAHEDTNIQPLTKSESLTFASAVALQGGLVKIGDRLVDLLPEWVDGYRRIMPVYGQACRPLDMFERDFPEVLSLPVPDFSEPYHVIGLLNWGSNRDLTSPMFPETPDDDHVIGIDFARAGLDEDAEYHAYEFWTEQYLGTVSGELALEVPAHTPRVVALRPVADHPQFLGTNRHVLGGVKVVRDVEWDDGAQTLTGTQEASVGTAFAPFAFHLAFFVPDGFAFDDIDFDAPAGISVVDESTALTPATGGQVLDVFFAIEEDAPPAPGDPFREISWTLGF, encoded by the coding sequence ATGAAAGCACGGATCGGCGTGTGGATTTTCGCGGCGGCGATGGCTCTCGCGTTTGCGGCGTGCGGATGCGGCGACGATGATGACAACGACGACACCAGTCCGGTCGACGACGACACGGCGGACGACGACTCCGACGACGACGATTCGGCGGGCGATGACGACACGTTCCCGCCGCTACCCGACGACGATGCTGACGACGACGCGCAGACCGGCGACGTGATCGTTTACGAGAGCGGCGACGATCTCGTGATCGCGAACAACCTCGTGTCGGTGCGTTATCACCGTTCGGTGGGCCGTTATTCCGTGCTTGACGGCGACGGCGTGGTGGTGATCGACCGCGCCGAGTCGCTCGCGCAGTCGAACGTCATGGCCCCCGCGCACAAATGGCGGACCGGCGCGATGACGCTCGCGAACTGGACTTCCGGCGACTACACCTGCGCGCTCGGCGACGGCATGCAAATCGCCCTCACCTTTGCGGCGCCGCGCGCGGGCGAGCCGGAACTCGTCGTCTCGTTCGCCCTGCTCGACAACCAGAGCGCCGTGCTCGCCGATATGCGCGTCGCCAACACCACCGGTGACGATCTGAAGGTCGGCTCGATGTACGTGGTGCTCGCGGGTCCGCCGGCGGGGAGGTTGATGTTCGGCGAGGATCGCGACCTGCGTTTCTTGGGCAACGGTACGCTGACGTTTCTCGAGTTCATCACGCCGATCTTTCCCGGCACGACCCCCGCGCTCGCGAACTGGAGCGCGCTCATCCACAACCCGGTGACCGGCGACAATATGCTCGCGGGGTATCTCTCGTTCGAGGTCGGCTACCCGGTCGTTTTCATGGGGCCGCGCTCGGCGGGCGGACCGGGGCAGGTTTTCCACGCGACGAGCGAATACGATTTCGCCAAGACGCTCGCGCCGGGCGATGACCTGGCCGCCGAGACGCTCATCATCGACTTCGGGCAGGCGACGCCCTTCGACGCGCTGGAGCTTTACGCCGATCGGCTCAAGGCGTGGAACCACATCACGCTCTGGACCGAGCGGCATCCGGAGATTGGCGTGCCCGCGGGCTGGAACTCGTGGAGCGGCAGCGGATCGTCGGGCGGCTACGGCACCAACATCAACGAGACGATCATCGTCGACAACATGGATTTCGCCGACCGCGAACTGCGCCGCTGGGGCATGAACTATTTCCAGATCGACGACGGTTACGCGCTCGTCGGCGACTGGACGCCGTACGAAGACCGCTTCCCCGATCACGGCGATCAGAACGGCATCGAGTGGCTGCTGGCGCGCGCGAACAGCCTCGGGTTTCAGACGGGTCTTTGGGTCGAGGCGTTCAACGCGCGCACCGACGCGCAGATTTACGCCGATCACCCGGACTGGTTCGTGGGGCCGTGGCTGTTCGGACTGCTCGGTGTCGATCCGCCGAGCCTCGACATGACGAATCCCGAGGTGCAGGCGCATCTGGCCCAGTTGATGGAAAAATTCCTCGACTGGGGCGTGCAGTGGGTCAAGCTCGATTTCGCCTACCGCGCGCCGATGAGCGCGGGGTGGTACGAGCCCAACACCACGCGCGGCGAATTCTACCGCGAGGGCGTAAAGATCATGCGCGACACGCTGGGGCCGGACGTGTTCCTGCTCAACGTCGCGATCACGGGCTGGAACGTGGGGCTCGTCGATTCGATCCGTCTCACCCTCGACACCATGCCCTCGTGGGACGGCGAGCATCCCGAGAGCCCTGTCGACAATCAGGGCCTCAAGCCCATGTACCGCGACTCGGTGCGCAAGTACTGGTTCCACAATCGCGTGTGGGTGAATCACCCGGACCTCATCTTTTTCCGCGCGCACGAGGACACGAATATCCAGCCGCTCACGAAGAGCGAGTCGCTCACCTTCGCGTCGGCGGTGGCGCTGCAGGGCGGGCTGGTGAAGATCGGCGACCGGCTGGTGGATCTTTTGCCCGAATGGGTGGACGGCTACCGGCGCATCATGCCCGTCTACGGTCAGGCATGCCGACCCCTCGATATGTTCGAACGCGATTTTCCCGAAGTCCTCTCGCTGCCCGTGCCCGATTTCTCCGAGCCCTATCACGTGATCGGGTTGCTCAACTGGGGCTCGAATCGCGACCTGACCTCGCCGATGTTTCCCGAGACGCCCGACGACGATCACGTGATCGGCATCGATTTCGCGCGCGCCGGGCTCGACGAGGATGCCGAATATCACGCCTACGAATTCTGGACCGAGCAATACCTCGGAACGGTGAGCGGCGAACTCGCGCTGGAGGTGCCCGCGCACACGCCGCGCGTGGTGGCGCTGCGCCCCGTCGCGGATCATCCGCAGTTTCTGGGCACGAACCGCCACGTGCTCGGCGGCGTCAAGGTCGTGCGCGACGTGGAGTGGGACGACGGCGCGCAAACCCTCACCGGCACGCAGGAAGCGTCGGTGGGCACGGCCTTCGCGCCGTTCGCGTTTCATCTGGCGTTTTTCGTGCCCGACGGATTTGCGTTCGACGACATCGACTTCGACGCGCCCGCGGGGATCTCGGTCGTGGACGAATCCACGGCGCTCACGCCCGCGACCGGCGGGCAGGTGCTCGACGTGTTTTTCGCGATCGAGGAAGACGCGCCACCCGCGCCGGGAGATCCGTTCCGCGAAATTTCATGGACGCTGGGGTTCTGA